The sequence atttaaatgatgaAGTACTAACACACAGAGGACAAACTCTCGAGGAGATCGAAAAGTTTGATGATCCTAGGAGTGATGATGAATTTAGTGATAATGACACTATTAGTGGCAAGctgaacaaaaattttgtagaaaacgCTCATTTTGGTGGTGGCACCTTATCGAAAGCAGATTCCACATTATCTAAGAAGAATCTAATTGACCAACTCATTGTGGAATCGAAGAAACGAAAGGCGGAGAAACAAAAGATGCACGAAGAAACAATCAATCTCACAGAGAAGCTCGATTCTGAATGGAAAGACCTCTTACCCTTTATGTCCAAAAAGCTAACGGAGGATATTGACGAGATCACAAAACCTGACGCCTATGATATCGCTGTAcggcaattaaaatttgaagcCAGAGGTAATCCATCTGAGAAACTGAAATCAGAGGAGGTGATTATtcaggaggagaaagagagattagAGAGACTTGAAAGCGATAGATTGGCAAGAATGAAGGGATTTATAGGTGatatagttaataattatagttataaatatttataaataatattcatatatgtatatatatatatatatattatttataggtGATATCAGTAATCAATGTTGGCATAAATCTGCGGATGATCTTGAGGATGATTTTGTAATGGAAACCATTGAAGATAACGATGACATTAGTTTAATACCTTCTGACGTCAGTAATATCAGTAATGAGGAAAATAGCGATAAAAATGATGTTAGTGATGATGAGCAGCAGGAAAATCAATTAGAATACGTTGCTGCTAaggaaacaattaaaaacacaaaaattaagaagAGTATACATTCAGAATTATCTGAGGCTAACAATGAATCTAATGCATATCAAAATGATAAAGATTTAGAGATTGAAAATTCAGATGATGAGAAAGAGTCCAACGACGATCTTTCAGATCTAAAAATGTCTGAATTATCTAGTGAGGATGAAATTGAAACGCAAGTGTTTGTGAAGAAACGTGAGAAACGTGTTATGTTTGTTAATGATctgataaaagatattaaacgAATAGATCAGTCAGATAAAATTTGTCTTACATCAATATTGAAACAGAGCAATAGTGcacatatacaaaatttatctgacaaaaataaaaagcagcAAATCAAAAGTGATCTCTTGAAGCGTAAAGAGATTATGGAACAGGCACGAAAAGAATTACCATACACATACAATGCTccagaaaattttgaagaattggAAAAATTGTTGAGTTGTCACAATGTGGATTATCAATCAGTGATCGTAGAtcgtataataaaatgcaatcatTGGACATTAGATAACAGAAACAGagaaaaaatgtcaaatttatttgtatacttGTTACAATACATAAACAACTGCACTTTTACAGAGAGCGCTGACGATTTAGTTAAAtgtttccaaatttttaataggtaCTGATTACACTTACTagtcttataaaaatatatattgcttattaatatgtataacttTATTTCAGATTATGTCCTTATCTTTATGACTTAGCACATATGTACCCAGAAAATGCGAAAACCTGTATGCAACAAGTAATTAAGgagaaacataataaatttgaaaaaaataagacaaGATATCCTGACATGGATACGGTAAgtttgtatgtgtgtatgttcTACAttgatttacataaaattcagAGTTTAGAAATAACTCGTTACTTGTAATACAGTTACAATTAggattactttaatttattaattgtaatttaactgtttcttttttctatctaTAATTGTAActtagttacattttttaaataactaggaactaaattaatagtttctttaatagttattttatatatttcaatcacGTGTTTATTCGCGCCATTGCGCTAGTTTGTGGCGCAGACATTctgacaaaataatttctttgtcaACTTGTACtttttactgaaaaattttcatagtaAGCTTTAATAGACAATGTCTTTAAATATgagaatatatcttaataagataaataaaggaGAGAAGAGGTTATAAATGATCCTTCttaccattttgttttatttaaataactcagtaaatatttacataatataaatgtatattaatggCAAATTAGTATGgaacatttatacatacaaatatagTTAATGATAAATCAtccaacaaaatattattgatattaccTTTTCAGAAATACATACttagtttttcttaattttaaaagacataTTCCTTTTCAATGACTAAttcttaaaacacaatatgATTATCTTTTGTTCACagagaaataatttgtattagcAATAAATCTCTATTTATCTTTTGAGATATCACGATGTTCCATATTACatgcattatacatatatacattgtgATATCTCGAATAATAGAACGTTCAACTCACAaagcatattattatttacatttgtctttattttcaaatgaaCAAGCGAGTAAGAAGCGCACACCTGAGTGTCAGATAAAAACACTTATTCGTTAATTTTAATCTGCTTTCCTGCGAAAACTATCCGATATCAGATTTTGCTAAATGCAATTTTGCTAAATGGAaacagttattttaatatcacgtCTTATACTCCAAATGCGCGAATTTTCAAACAtcttatataaagatatatataaataaaaaaactttttgcaagAGATAGaattgtaacataattttaagtaatgcctatattactatttttctctatgcatataagatttataaatttattatttttcagctgatattttttaaattagtatcCTTGTTGTTTCCGACATCTGACTTTAGGCATCCTGTTGTTACTCCTTGTTTAGTATTTATgtcacaaatattattaaaagctCACATCAAGAAATATCGAAGTGATATTTCAAAAGGTCTCTTTATATGTACTCTCATATTAGAAGTGAGTAatctattttacttaaattttaagataaaattaagaaaatacatgttctttttacattaaaatgcattaatttttttttattacagtatACGGTATTAAGCAAGCGATTTGCACCATctgtgattaattttttacgagGCATTATCTATATAGCGACGCCTGCAGAAttgacacaaaaaataaaaattatctcacCATTTAAAGTTATGTGTAAAGCTTTGGTGATCAACAAGACAGAAATTATTCCAGACACAATTGATCCAAACAGCGCACATATGTTTGCAAGTGATTTAATTGATGAGGaattaaataacgaatttAGAATAAGAGCTTTACTGATTACAATCAATTTgattaatgaatttaaaaatcatctTCAAGAATTAGAAGCGGTATATCCGATATTtgaacatatttttcaattattaaaaataaataaatttaaacaatattcagCAAATGTAAGAAAtcttataaaagaattgtgtAAGAAACTCGGATTCCTACGAAACAAGAAATTGGAATACATTGTGCTCGAAAAGAAAAGACCAAAACCTTTAAAAACATATGAGCCAAAAATAATGACAGtgtaactattatatatttttttatttaacttacaatattttttttatagtgttttaatttacaacaaatttaaagctttttgtagatttttatataatcaatttttttatttatgtgtatgcatgcatgtgtgcgtgcgtatgtGCGTATATGAATGTGCATGACAgcgtatgatttattataaaaatattaatagtacaaTGATACAatgctatttaaaatttattttttacagatatGATGGAAAACGACATAAATCTATGTcaagagaaaaaatagaaaaagataaattattgcataagTATAAGAGGGAGTTTAAAGGTGCAATTCGTGAAATGAGAAGAGATCGTGACTTTTTAGCTAAAGTACAAATTGGACAGCAAATTAAGAGCGATGTTGAACGCAAACGTAAAGTGAAAGAAATTTTCAGTGAGGCTGCCATACAACAAAACGagcttaaaaaaatgaaaaagaaaaagtaaaagtccagaaaagtataaataatcaaaaattttataatagatatttgtgTTACAAGTGAAGAAAATCTGCTATTTTCTTCAAGTGCAAGGAATGAATCTGCGAATCAAAAATGAATACATTCACAAACATAAGTAAGGAAATAGTCGATCCGCACATGTAACATAATAATTCTTGTTACCTTTGCGTCGAAGTATAGTCCGTGAGTGTGAATTGATATGTTATGACTAGGGTTCGGTTAGGTTTGCGAAAGCGATGAAGCATCGAGAATAACCATTTGCATATCGCGAGATGGCGATAAAATATCGGTAAAATTTGCAAGAGTTAGCATATACGTGTCATGAGATGACGTGCCCATAATACGACGCAAGTGTCAGAATGAAGGGAGAGATGTAAAATGTGCGGAATTTGATAGTCGtgcgaaaattatttctgcaCGACTTTTCCACACGCTTGATTGGTGGTGGAATAAGTTGCTTGTACTTGTGAGAAAAATGTTCATGTACAATCGGTTACTTGGCGGTCAGTAGGCCATGAAAAGGAACATTTTCGACgcatatgtaacaaaaatgttttttaatgtatagtgTGTACGTAGTGTATATGCGTTTCACACacttcatatatttattattttttaaggataTGACGAATTCGGTTGGGTGCACCAGTGCGCCCTCATTTATAACGTTTTCTACTGGGAAAACCGGTGCAGCACCAGCGCTGTGGTAGGTTTCGATGAAAACTCCACTAGCACAATAATAGTGCAGGTTTAGTGTGGTTCAGTGGAACACATCATTAGACAGgtttaaaaactaaacaatttcattgttataaagtttactaaaataatgtaataacatatactttaatgtaATACCTTAAAGCACGAacatatctattttaatttgcactGGCATCTTCCAACGTCTCGAAAGCCGGTAGAGCAAAAGTTGCACTCGGTGCAATTTGTTTGCATCAATTTTGTCAGTAGAACATTAAACACTGAAAATATGTGAACTGATTTTTACAGtggaacaataaaattgcactcAGTGCGCACCAGTGTTGCACTAGTTTTCCCAGTAGAAAACGCTATTAGTGTTTCGTATTCTGTTGGCTTGTATTCAGAATGGGAAAAACTAAACTGCACTAGTGCGCACTGGTGCACCCAACCGAATTTGCCaagatttttgattatttaaaaaataaattttttttagagaaattccaaaataatttataagttccAAGCAATTAAAACacttcaaatataaaatgtattctttaTTGCATCCCCTCAGGATTTACaatcttacaaaaaaaaaaacaatcattTACTAACTATAAAGACTAGAACCAGCAGTGTgattctgtaactcgttaagagGTACCGGTATCGTTATACAGTTGttgcgcagatattttatatggtaaaaaagCTGCGCAACGACAGTATAACGAAACCGATACctcttaacgagttacagaataggcctaCTGGGGTGCTATTCCGTAACCActtaccgacaactatcgTTAAGTATCGTTAAGTATCTTTGCGCACGTATTTTGAtatcctttcctttcctttcctttctaaaaaagggcatggcatcgatactcgcatctctcgaagtattgttgtcgcttttccgcgatgccgattaaacgtgtgtgaagttagcatctcaaagtttagcatctcataaaaatactgcagaattacttgcatagttttacagttcttgataggtttcaacaatagttccgttgaattatctattttaattaaatttttataaat is a genomic window of Monomorium pharaonis isolate MP-MQ-018 chromosome 7, ASM1337386v2, whole genome shotgun sequence containing:
- the LOC105835328 gene encoding nucleolar protein 14 homolog — translated: MVKTKKKNLSETVKQKNKKRLNPFEVHINRDKQKVLGRKSKNDHGLPGISRAKVINRRKQSLLQEYKLQNKDNVFLDKRIGEKHYAMSTEDKAIARFATERMRAYKKENIFNLNDEVLTHRGQTLEEIEKFDDPRSDDEFSDNDTISGKLNKNFVENAHFGGGTLSKADSTLSKKNLIDQLIVESKKRKAEKQKMHEETINLTEKLDSEWKDLLPFMSKKLTEDIDEITKPDAYDIAVRQLKFEARGNPSEKLKSEEVIIQEEKERLERLESDRLARMKGFIGDISNQCWHKSADDLEDDFVMETIEDNDDISLIPSDVSNISNEENSDKNDVSDDEQQENQLEYVAAKETIKNTKIKKSIHSELSEANNESNAYQNDKDLEIENSDDEKESNDDLSDLKMSELSSEDEIETQVFVKKREKRVMFVNDLIKDIKRIDQSDKICLTSILKQSNSAHIQNLSDKNKKQQIKSDLLKRKEIMEQARKELPYTYNAPENFEELEKLLSCHNVDYQSVIVDRIIKCNHWTLDNRNREKMSNLFVYLLQYINNCTFTESADDLVKCFQIFNRLCPYLYDLAHMYPENAKTCMQQVIKEKHNKFEKNKTRYPDMDTLIFFKLVSLLFPTSDFRHPVVTPCLVFMSQILLKAHIKKYRSDISKGLFICTLILEYTVLSKRFAPSVINFLRGIIYIATPAELTQKIKIISPFKVMCKALVINKTEIIPDTIDPNSAHMFASDLIDEELNNEFRIRALLITINLINEFKNHLQELEAVYPIFEHIFQLLKINKFKQYSANVRNLIKELCKKLGFLRNKKLEYIVLEKKRPKPLKTYEPKIMTVYDGKRHKSMSREKIEKDKLLHKYKREFKGAIREMRRDRDFLAKVQIGQQIKSDVERKRKVKEIFSEAAIQQNELKKMKKKK